The Syngnathoides biaculeatus isolate LvHL_M chromosome 16, ASM1980259v1, whole genome shotgun sequence DNA segment tctatctatctatctatctaatctgtAAAATAAACTGTAATTTTTGGGTGactatatttatacattttttgttttctattgggGAGATCAGGCAAATAAaaccaagaaagaaaaatatgcaagctttattattcaaatactgtatcgaacaaaatgttgtgttttttgtgtgtgtgtttcaatcAGGTGTGGGTGACACCTcagaaaaaataaagtacagtactcatagcattttgtgtattttcttcaTGCTATTCTATATTTTACACGTAAATTCACGTTTGATTCACCGAACAATGGCAAACGAGCACCACActctaattatttttattgtaatgcaAAAAGCTACACAAGCCCTTTTCCGATCCTATGCGGTATTTCTACTTATAGGAGTGTGTATTCCATTCCACTTTATTACAGTCACACAAgcacgcgtgcacacacacgcacacacttcaaTTTCTTCTCGTTCATGTTGTTCCGTTCTGTTCCCAAGCCCGCTCGCTGCTCGGTGGGGGCACTCTCTTTAATTGCATTCTGCAGCTCATTGATGCTTGAATGGCCTCCTGTGCTACAAAGTGCCGTTGTGACCAAACCCGAACACGCCACCCAGTCTCCATGGTCAAAGTCGCATAAAACGGTCTccggggaaagaaaatggatgcgtcGTGCATATGTGCGGGCATTGCAAAATGTACGCCGAAACATTGGCCGTTTGCCGCACGTTCACAGTAATTACACCCCAATTATGGCAACCTCGATTGGACTCTccgtaatatttttttaacgtaCAATTCTATGCAATTgtagggtttttttccccccaagtgtAGCCATTTCATCTACAAATTTAGAAAAGTTTGCACATTGTGGAAATGACACCTTCTTGTAAAAGAGATGgggataatatatatatattttttaattgggcATGAAAAAGGggggcggcacgttggatcagctggtaaagcgttggcctcacatttgtgaggatccagtttcaatcccggacctgcctgtgtggagtttgcatgttctccccgtgcctatgtgacttttctctgggcattccacatcccaaaaacacgcaacattaattctaCACACtaatcgtgagtgcggctgttttgtctcgatgtgccttgcgattggctggcgaccggttcagggtgtaccccgcctcctgcccgttgacaactgggataggctccggcactccccgcgacccttgtgagggtaagcggctaagaaaatggatggatggacgaaaaAGGGGATGTGTGAATCTGACTTTCTTACAGTTTGTATACAAATGGCTGGGTCACCTGCCCACTCATAAAGttctttttattatatttctAAAAAAGGTTCTGGCAGCAAGCTATTCGGCACACTGTTGCATAACGTCTTGAACACTGTTGTGCAATATCTTCTCCTTCTTATGATGATTGTCTTCATTGCGTTCCCCGGTTTGTTTCATGCATGGAAAACCTTTGGTCAATGAAATCTCCCCAAAACTGTCGAGCGTCCATTGGCTTCTGCTGTGAAATGTGGGAGCGAAAAACGTCAGAAAAAGCCACCTAGAACATCTGAAGTTTATTTGGGCTTTCTTCACATGGTTTGCAGGCGTGTGCTGGCTCTCATTTAAAGGAAAactccggtggtttggagtaacaatgcatccaataggtcatgtaaaatgtactctatcttgtctgcaatgtgatgttaaatcctcttttgaggagatttttatcgacaattacgaattttcaggtgcgccgccattttcgcgagttacttgacctacatgcgcggatgtgacgtgttacgtgccgttccaaacgctcgattacacgggacaccattatgcccagcgttgatttctcggatttatcctcatctgatgaagaaacagcagtatcggttgatcgggaagacggaggaatacttccatacagatttgaacctgtggctgtaaataatgttgaatattcggatggctcTTCTGGCGGaacgacgcggagtctgacggcgaaaatggcggcgcacctgaaaattcgtaattttcgataaaaatcttctcaaaacactattaaatgagaagggatttaacatcacattatcataatacatgacctgttggatacattgttactccaaaccaccggaatgtTCCTTTAAACATGAGTTGAAAACCGATTGGATGATTGTGACCACAGCCACAGCTCAGTTTTAAGAGGGTGTGGACACTTACGCAACATTACTATTTCAGTTATTTTCTGGACATCATCCCTTCAAagaatttcttcatttttttgattGAGTTGTACAAATTATTAGCCAAAttattggtggaaaaaggtTTACAATATCTCGGTCACtaaaacctgacatttgaaaaggggtgtgtcgacttttaATATCCGCCGTGTATTCCGCTCGGTACAAAACTGGCATGGAAACGAGATTGAAAAACATCCGGAGCAGCAGTCTTCTTCAAATTTGATGCCCCAAAGATAAATGCCCATCCCTAACATCATATtactatttttgtatttctttgttttccaatGTTATgcaacttgtgtttttttaatattatttttttaatagttttttttacatttttttatatatttttcccaCTTGTGGCCAGAGGAGCGCCCCGAAACCTACCCCGAAACCTTCCCGGCGACTTCCCGCTACCCTCACAGGTCGTGCGCGCGCGTTGTACGTGGCAAAATACTCCATATTACGATACATTACAAACAACAAAGaaatatgtatacctttttatcTTCCTATTTGGGACTACGCTCGTAAAATCAACAAGCACAAACCGGATTTGTGTAAAAGGTTAGGCCTATTAGCGTGAATATCCTATCGGCGTTTGCttagtttttacttttactgtgCCAAAGTGACTATGAAAAtcttttggatttaaaaaagaagaagaaaaatggaacAGATATGAAATATATGCGTGGAGTCCAGATGGTTACTGATGCGTCCTCGTGGAGCTTCCGTGTTTCCTGTGCCTTTAATGGGGACGGACTCTCTATTCGCGCTGGCTCTTCTGGAGGTGGTCCGCCTCCGCCCCGACCAGCTGAGGGTCCTTCAGCACCGCCGCCATCTCCGGGCTGTCTACGCTTACCAGCTCCCCCTCCTCCACTTCCACGTGGACCCCCAGCCCGTTCTCCTCGCCCTTGGGCAGGCCCCCCGCCTCCGTCGCCTCGGCTATCTCCGAGTGGTCCACCGCCGCCACCTCCTCGGCGCCCTCGCGTATCTTCTTGACGTAGAAGGTGAAGGGGGGCACGCGGTAGACGCTGGTCTTGGAGCGGGCGTAGATGGCGTGGTCGGGTGTGAGGGACTTCTTCACCTTCTCTTTGGAGGCCTTCATTTTGACCCGGCGTTCCATCTTGGGGGTCATGCGGGTGCTCAGTTTGCTCATCTTCTTCTCAAGGTTGTGCTTGGTCTTCTCCAGGTTGTCGCGGGTTTTCTGCCTGGTCTTCTCCATGTTCTCTCGGGTCCTCTGCCTGGTCTTCTCCAGGTTCTCCTTGGTCTTCAGCTTGGTCTTCTCCATGTTCTCCTTGGAGAAGGTCTTCTTGATGCTGTCCACTTGCTTCTTGGTGGATCGCTGCAGGCGCTTGGTTCGGGACTCCTCCACGATCTCCTCGATCTCCACCTCGTCGTCCGAGTTGAGGTTGGCCGGCTGGGCCTCGCCCTCGCCGCCCTCCTCGGGTATCTGCTGGAGACCCTCCATCGTCCTGTCCACGGCGAGCGCCTCTGCCGGCTTGACTGTTTTCGCGGCCTTCATTTGGTCCTGAAAACAGTAGAATAGcgccaaaaaaattaaaaatcattagCATGCGAGCAGAACCTCTGCTGATTGGAAATATTTGCAAAACGCCGAAATGCAAAACCATTTTCCCCAATATTGAAGCATATGAAGAATGTGACGTTAATTTCAAGCCCAAATGTCATCCCTacaaacgttctaaaatagatattgtaatgaaaaatacatataacattattcacttcaatgtctatttgaaaaaataaatacgagcggagagcgcgtcatccatgcgcaaagttgcggaagtctcattcgacattcaagtggtcgccatattggctgcatcttctgtccgtgacatcacactgggacattcgccattgaaaacacgctgtggcccccgTTATGGGAcaccccccttctgacacggaagctcttttcgaagaagcgAACATCTCACCGCCGAGTGAGGTGACTGGGGAAAAATTACCCTATCGCCacgtttagatgatatgcggatcacggccaaaccgcgtGCGGCCGAACCACCTCCcggcccgatccacctccgcgatggcggtgataaaaacaacaccggctgtgagcgacgacaacgccgcggccaaacgtggaagccttcgccggcgagcccgacacggaagccgtccggcgcgcacatcgacacatttagccccCCTGTcgtacgtacgtggatcttttgttacgttataagagacggattacgtggtcccccccaaactattattttttttttagtacctgtatGCAAActtagctgtcatttggaacccacaaagctctcatccttcgtaccctgcaatccatttttcacgacgaaccgggtcttttggaaaagcacgaagagcgaatccatcctctcaCGTGTTCGAGCAATATATACGATACAaagagtcggcattttggctagcaccAAGGAACAACGATCTACCTTCCCAGCATGTAAAACTATTAGAAAcgtacgagaccgcttgagtgggcgtctgctactagcgtcatttcctgtttcttctccaaaaacaaatccctcgagaggatttttatggcgggagtgacaaaaagccatgtacgtcaaaatcgtgttgtgtggtgaaaaaacggatagaTTCATTCCGGCtgcctgtttatttttttcattaataacatactaaaaatcatgacagCGGCACTTCTGTTATCACGCAGAAAGAGTAATTAACCTCTGGGTAGaaaagtggaaatgaaagcTTCTGACTCATCCTTATGAAAGGTTCAGGCAGCGGGCAAAAAGCAATTTCGCAGCGCCACCCGGCGGTGGCGCGCCACATCGGGTCGCCGTGAAAGCGTCACGATGACACCAAATTGAGGTTGATGCGGTCGACTGCTATCGGAAGCCACATCGAGAAAATATCTCTCGAGCTACGCGGGCGGGAGCAAGAGAAGAATTTCATTTTGCATCGACTTAGTCAGACGGAGAGAAGCGCGTGTTCACTTCCTGCCGTTTTGTCAGCCATCTCCCGACGACGGTCGCACGCCAGAAGGTCTCCACTTTCATTTCCGAGGGAGAATCGACACGACCACAGACGAACATTCGTACAACAGTCCGGAGATGATTCatgccaaaattttaaatgagtATGTTCATCATCCTCAACATTTTCAGAATCT contains these protein-coding regions:
- the cavin1a gene encoding caveolae-associated protein 1 isoform X2, which produces MADTGVQKERGALAEVPCDDDNVALVGAAAEPAVDGGNPSEEVKSEAQMNGVLVLALLDKIIGVVDQIQQTQTGLESRQEAMEKSVSTIQGELSKLSKSHLGTSATVNKMLDKVRKVSVNVKTVRGNLEKQAGQIKKLESNESELLKRRNFKVLIYQDQMKAAKTVKPAEALAVDRTMEGLQQIPEEGGEGEAQPANLNSDDEVEIEEIVEESRTKRLQRSTKKQVDSIKKTFSKENMEKTKLKTKENLEKTRQRTRENMEKTRQKTRDNLEKTKHNLEKKMSKLSTRMTPKMERRVKMKASKEKVKKSLTPDHAIYARSKTSVYRVPPFTFYVKKIREGAEEVAAVDHSEIAEATEAGGLPKGEENGLGVHVEVEEGELVSVDSPEMAAVLKDPQLVGAEADHLQKSQRE
- the cavin1a gene encoding caveolae-associated protein 1 isoform X1, with protein sequence MERHMREARLLSAGWYPRGAGTEGFSEQADTGSTSRLFSKLTAMADTGVQKERGALAEVPCDDDNVALVGAAAEPAVDGGNPSEEVKSEAQMNGVLVLALLDKIIGVVDQIQQTQTGLESRQEAMEKSVSTIQGELSKLSKSHLGTSATVNKMLDKVRKVSVNVKTVRGNLEKQAGQIKKLESNESELLKRRNFKVLIYQDQMKAAKTVKPAEALAVDRTMEGLQQIPEEGGEGEAQPANLNSDDEVEIEEIVEESRTKRLQRSTKKQVDSIKKTFSKENMEKTKLKTKENLEKTRQRTRENMEKTRQKTRDNLEKTKHNLEKKMSKLSTRMTPKMERRVKMKASKEKVKKSLTPDHAIYARSKTSVYRVPPFTFYVKKIREGAEEVAAVDHSEIAEATEAGGLPKGEENGLGVHVEVEEGELVSVDSPEMAAVLKDPQLVGAEADHLQKSQRE